A stretch of the Musa acuminata AAA Group cultivar baxijiao chromosome BXJ2-7, Cavendish_Baxijiao_AAA, whole genome shotgun sequence genome encodes the following:
- the LOC135618037 gene encoding uncharacterized protein LOC135618037 — MDQIPHLGDDEEKKSLPEFTLRRFQLSDMDEFMEWASDDRVIRFLREPRTDRAAALGHLKGRIMPHPGYRAICVEDWPVGWVSATPAPDDSLHQASLGYGLAYDH; from the coding sequence ATGGACCAAATCCCCCACCTCGGAGATGATGAAGAAAAGAAGTCGCTTCCAGAGTTCACCCTTCGTCGATTCCAGCTCTCCGATATGGACGAGTTCATGGAGTGGGCGTCCGACGACCGAGTCATTCGATTCCTCCGGGAGCCACGGACGGACAGAGCAGCGGCGCTCGGCCACCTAAAAGGCCGCATCATGCCGCACCCGGGGTACCGAGCCATCTGCGTCGAAGACTGGCCCGTCGGCTGGGTCTCCGCCACCCCGGCGCCGGACGACAGCCTACACCAGGCCTCGCTGGGGTACGGCCTTGCTTACGACCACTGA
- the LOC103990354 gene encoding folate-biopterin transporter 1, chloroplastic isoform X1 has translation MTKCYRERHHRLLMASLLLFSPVNSSPSSCALNPLLSTLPSPLRRHFCTAARTRRRFRRRPPVGDGMASPSAAPLPPPPRRKEGVGGGFEGYDDEEAALQPLEPDSAEVETPSSGRMMGISRSRNQLLVAKGDKLSSYTAGEAQLSKTNIPQRSRSKISSITCFGVDLTPDNFAVAIVYFVQGVLGLARLAVSFYLKDDLHLDPAETAVITGLSSLPWLIKPLYGFISDSFPLYGYRRRSYLFLSGVLGALSWSLMATLVDSKYSAGICILLGSLSVAFSDVVVDSMVVERARGESQSTSGSLQSLCWGSSAFGGIVSAYFSGSLVDAFGVRFVFGVTAFLPLMTSAVALLVKEQSFNATRGHNSSSASSGFLQSSKQSILQLWATIKQPDILYPTLFLFLWQATPQSESAMFFFVTNKLGFTPEFLGRVKLVTSVASLVGVALYNSYLKNVPLRKIFLMTTIFGSALGMTQVFLVTGLNRQFGISDEWFSIGDSLIITVLSQASFMPVLVLAARLCPSGVEATLFATLMSISNAGGVTGGLIGAGFTQLLGVTKDNFENLALLIVICNLSSMLPLPLLRLLPEDEEDLKNLDIEQAKLN, from the exons ATGACGAAGTGCTACCGAGAACGGCACCATCGCTTGCTGATGGCCTCCCTCCTCTTATTTAGTCCCGTGaactcctccccctcctcttgcGCTCTTAATCCACTTCTCTCTACCCTACCCTCCCCGCTTCGGCGGCACTTCTGCACTGCTGCCCGCACCCGCAGGAGATTCCGGCGCCGCCCCCCGGTGGGCGACGGCATGGCGTCCCCCTCCGCCGCCCCCCTGCCGCCGCCGCCCCGCCGGAAGGAAGGCGTCGGCGGAGGCTTCGAGGGGTACGACGACGAGGAGGCCGCACTACAACCTCTGGAGCCCGATAGCGCCGAGGTCGAGACGCCCTCCTCCGGCCGCATGATGG GGATTTCCAGGTCAAGGAATCAGCTACTTGTAGCTAAAGGAGATAAATTGTCTAGTTATACTGCAGGCGAGGCACAGTTATCCAAAACAAACATTCCTCAGAGGAGCAGGTCCAAGATTAGCAGCATAACATGTTTTGGAGTGGATTTGACACCAGACAATTTTGCAGTAGCAATTGTGTATTTTGTGCAAGGAGTTTTAGGCCTTGCTAGGCTTGCTGTGAGCTTTTACTTGAAGGACGATCTTCACCTCGATCCCGCAGAG ACAGCAGTTATAACAGGTCTATCTTCTTTGCCATGGTTGATCAAGCCTCTTTATGGGTTTATCAG CGACTCCTTCCCACTCTATGGCTATCGAAGAAGGTCATACCTTTTCTTGTCAGGAGTTCTTGGAGCACTTTCTTGGAGCTTAATGGCTACGTTGGTTGACAGCAAATATAGCGCTGGAATTTGCATTCTTCTTGGATCTCTTTCAGTTGCCTTTTCAGATGTT GTTGTTGATTCAATGGTTGTTGAAAGGGCTCGTGGTGAGTCACAGAGCACATCAGGATCCCTTCAGTCTTTGTGCTGGGGATCTTCAGCCTTTGGTGGGATCGTGAGTGCATATTTTAGTGGTTCACTGGTGGATGCATTTGGTGTAAG ATTTGTTTTTGGTGTTACCGCCTTTCTCCCACTAATGACATCAGCAGTTGCTCTTCTTGTAAAAGAACAATCTTTCAATGCTACTAGAGGACATAATTCTTCAAGTGCCAGTTCAGGCTTTCTACAGAGTTCCAAGCAAAGTATTCTGCAGTTGTGGGCCACCATCAAGCAGCCTGACATCCTTTATCCAACATTATTTCTATTCCTGTGGCAAGCAACTCCACAATCAGAGTCTGCCATGTTCTTTTTTGT CACAAATAAGCTTGGGTTTACTCCAGAATTTCTTGGCCGTGTCAAGCTTGTTACTTCAGTGGCATCCTTGGTAGGTGTTGCACTGTATAATTCATATCTGAAGAATGTTCCACTAAGAAAAATCTTTCTTATGACAACAATTTTTGGTTCAGCCCTTGGGATGACACAG GTTTTTCTTGTCACTGGATTAAACCGACAGTTTGGTATTAGTGATGAATGGTTTTCCATTGGGGATTCTTTAATTATAACAGTTCTCAGTCAG GCTTCATTCATGCCCGTTTTGGTATTAGCAGCCAGGTTATGTCCATCTGGAGTGGAGGCCACCCTGTTTGCTACACTCATGTCAATATCAAATGCGGGCGGTGTCACTGGTGGCCTCATAGGTGCTGGCTTCACTCAACTTCTAGGTGTCACAAAGGACAACTTCGAAAACTTGGCTCTGTTGATTGTGATCTGCAATCTCAGCTCGATGCTGCCTTTGCCTTTGCTTAGGCTACTTCCAGAGGACGAAGAAGATCTGAAGAATCTCGACATCGAACAAGCAAAGTTAAATTGA
- the LOC103990354 gene encoding folate-biopterin transporter 1, chloroplastic isoform X2, with protein sequence MTKCYRERHHRLLMASLLLFSPVNSSPSSCALNPLLSTLPSPLRRHFCTAARTRRRFRRRPPVGDGMASPSAAPLPPPPRRKEGVGGGFEGYDDEEAALQPLEPDSAEVETPSSGRMMGISRSRNQLLVAKGDKLSSYTAGEAQLSKTNIPQRSRSKISSITCFGVDLTPDNFAVAIVYFVQGVLGLARLAVSFYLKDDLHLDPAETAVITGLSSLPWLIKPLYGFISDSFPLYGYRRRSYLFLSGVLGALSWSLMATLVDSKYSAGICILLGSLSVAFSDVVVDSMVVERARGESQSTSGSLQSLCWGSSAFGGIVSAYFSGSLVDAFGVRFVFGVTAFLPLMTSAVALLVKEQSFNATRGHNSSSASSGFLQSSKQSILQLWATIKQPDILYPTLFLFLWQATPQSESAMFFFVTNKLGFTPEFLGRVKLVTSVASLVFLVTGLNRQFGISDEWFSIGDSLIITVLSQASFMPVLVLAARLCPSGVEATLFATLMSISNAGGVTGGLIGAGFTQLLGVTKDNFENLALLIVICNLSSMLPLPLLRLLPEDEEDLKNLDIEQAKLN encoded by the exons ATGACGAAGTGCTACCGAGAACGGCACCATCGCTTGCTGATGGCCTCCCTCCTCTTATTTAGTCCCGTGaactcctccccctcctcttgcGCTCTTAATCCACTTCTCTCTACCCTACCCTCCCCGCTTCGGCGGCACTTCTGCACTGCTGCCCGCACCCGCAGGAGATTCCGGCGCCGCCCCCCGGTGGGCGACGGCATGGCGTCCCCCTCCGCCGCCCCCCTGCCGCCGCCGCCCCGCCGGAAGGAAGGCGTCGGCGGAGGCTTCGAGGGGTACGACGACGAGGAGGCCGCACTACAACCTCTGGAGCCCGATAGCGCCGAGGTCGAGACGCCCTCCTCCGGCCGCATGATGG GGATTTCCAGGTCAAGGAATCAGCTACTTGTAGCTAAAGGAGATAAATTGTCTAGTTATACTGCAGGCGAGGCACAGTTATCCAAAACAAACATTCCTCAGAGGAGCAGGTCCAAGATTAGCAGCATAACATGTTTTGGAGTGGATTTGACACCAGACAATTTTGCAGTAGCAATTGTGTATTTTGTGCAAGGAGTTTTAGGCCTTGCTAGGCTTGCTGTGAGCTTTTACTTGAAGGACGATCTTCACCTCGATCCCGCAGAG ACAGCAGTTATAACAGGTCTATCTTCTTTGCCATGGTTGATCAAGCCTCTTTATGGGTTTATCAG CGACTCCTTCCCACTCTATGGCTATCGAAGAAGGTCATACCTTTTCTTGTCAGGAGTTCTTGGAGCACTTTCTTGGAGCTTAATGGCTACGTTGGTTGACAGCAAATATAGCGCTGGAATTTGCATTCTTCTTGGATCTCTTTCAGTTGCCTTTTCAGATGTT GTTGTTGATTCAATGGTTGTTGAAAGGGCTCGTGGTGAGTCACAGAGCACATCAGGATCCCTTCAGTCTTTGTGCTGGGGATCTTCAGCCTTTGGTGGGATCGTGAGTGCATATTTTAGTGGTTCACTGGTGGATGCATTTGGTGTAAG ATTTGTTTTTGGTGTTACCGCCTTTCTCCCACTAATGACATCAGCAGTTGCTCTTCTTGTAAAAGAACAATCTTTCAATGCTACTAGAGGACATAATTCTTCAAGTGCCAGTTCAGGCTTTCTACAGAGTTCCAAGCAAAGTATTCTGCAGTTGTGGGCCACCATCAAGCAGCCTGACATCCTTTATCCAACATTATTTCTATTCCTGTGGCAAGCAACTCCACAATCAGAGTCTGCCATGTTCTTTTTTGT CACAAATAAGCTTGGGTTTACTCCAGAATTTCTTGGCCGTGTCAAGCTTGTTACTTCAGTGGCATCCTTG GTTTTTCTTGTCACTGGATTAAACCGACAGTTTGGTATTAGTGATGAATGGTTTTCCATTGGGGATTCTTTAATTATAACAGTTCTCAGTCAG GCTTCATTCATGCCCGTTTTGGTATTAGCAGCCAGGTTATGTCCATCTGGAGTGGAGGCCACCCTGTTTGCTACACTCATGTCAATATCAAATGCGGGCGGTGTCACTGGTGGCCTCATAGGTGCTGGCTTCACTCAACTTCTAGGTGTCACAAAGGACAACTTCGAAAACTTGGCTCTGTTGATTGTGATCTGCAATCTCAGCTCGATGCTGCCTTTGCCTTTGCTTAGGCTACTTCCAGAGGACGAAGAAGATCTGAAGAATCTCGACATCGAACAAGCAAAGTTAAATTGA
- the LOC135616849 gene encoding NADPH-dependent aldehyde reductase-like protein, chloroplastic: MAASAALPLAGRIAIVTGASRGIGRAIAAHLASLGAALVLGYSTSSAAADLLAAEINSQSISSVSLRPRAVAVRADVSDPSAVRSLFDAAEAAFGSPPHILVAAAGVLDSRCPAVADTAAEVWDAAMAVNARGAFLCCREAARRLVRGGGGRIVCISSSLVAAPGAGYGAYTASKAAVEAMVRVLARELRGTGITANCVAPGPVATDMFFSVADGGGEEAAQGNAMGRLGEPRDIAPMVGFLCTDAGEWVNGQVVGVNGGIL; the protein is encoded by the coding sequence ATGGCTGCATCCGCCGCCCTCCCCCTTGCCGGCCGCATTGCCATAGTCACCGGCGCCTCCCGCGGCATCGGCCGCGCCATCGCCGCCCACCTCGCCTCCCTCGGTGCCGCCCTTGTTCTCGGCTACTCAACCAGCTCCGCCGCCGCCGACCTCCTTGCCGCGGAGATCAACTCCCAGTCAATCTCCTCCGTCTCTCTCCGCCCCCGCGCCGTCGCCGTCCGAGCCGACGTCTCCGATCCCTCCGCAGTCAGATCCCTCTTCGACGCCGCCGAGGCCGCCTTCGGCTCCCCTCCCCACATCCTCGTCGCCGCCGCGGGCGTCCTAGACTCCCGCTGCCCCGCCGTCGCCGACACCGCCGCAGAGGTCTGGGACGCCGCCATGGCCGTCAACGCAAGGGGCGCGTTCCTCTGCTGCCGGGAGGCGGCGCGCCGCCTGGTCCGCGGCGGCGGGGGGCGTATCGTGTGCATATCCTCGTCGCTGGTGGCGGCGCCGGGGGCGGGATACGGGGCGTACACGGCGTCCAAGGCGGCGGTGGAGGCGATGGTGAGGGTGCTGGCGCGGGAGCTGCGTGGCACAGGGATCACCGCAAACTGCGTGGCGCCGGGGCCGGTGGCGACGGACATGTTCTTCTCGGTGGCGGACGGCGGAGGCGAGGAGGCGGCGCAGGGGAACGCGATGGGGCGGCTGGGGGAGCCGCGGGACATCGCACCGATGGTGGGGTTTCTGTGCACCGATGCAGGAGAGTGGGTCAACGGGCAGGTTGTCGGCGTCAATGGTGGCATTTTGTAA